From the Deltaproteobacteria bacterium genome, the window CCGGGGCGGCCGAAGCCGCCGCCCCCGGGCGTCTCGATCCGGAGGCGCGCGCCCGGTTCGGCGGCGAACGTAGTCTTCGCGGGGATGCGGCGGGCGCGCCCATCGCGTGCGATCCAGTCGCGACCCACGGCGCCCGGTCCGCCGCCTGCGAGCCCGTAAGGTGGCACGCGTCTCCGCTCGGCGAGGAGCGTCACCTCCGTCGGCACGAGGAGCTCGATCTCGCGCACCACGCCGTCGCCACCCCGGTGACGGCCGCGCCCGCCGGACCCGCGCCGCACGGCATAGCGCCGCACCCTGAGCGGATAGTACGCTTCGAGGGCCTCGACCGGCGTGTTCATGGTGTTCGTCATGTGGGTGTGCACTGCGGAGAGGCCCGGTCCGTGCGGGCCAGCGCCGGCGCCGCCCGCGAGCGTCTCGTAGTAGGCGAAGCCCAGGCCACCGAGCGCCAGGTTGTTCATCGAACCGGCGCTTGCGGCCGGGACGCGATCGGGCGCGGCGCGCGCCAGGGCATGGAGCAGCACGTCGACGATGCGCTGCGAGGTCTCGACGTTGCCGCCCGCCACGGCGGCCGGAAAGCGCGCGTTCACGATCGAGCCCTCGGGAGCAGCGATGGTGAGCGGGCGCGCGAGGCCGTCGTTCGGCGGCAGGCGCTCCTCGGCGAGCGCGGTGAACACGTAGAGGACCGCCGAGCGCGTGACCGCGAGGTTCGCGTTCACGGGGCCGCGGGTCTGAGGCGCGGAGCCGGCGAAGTCGACCCGGGCGCGGCCGCGGCCGATGGTGATCGCGACCGCGACCGGGAGCCGCGTCGCGCCGAGCCCGTCGTCGTCGAGGACGTCGGTCGCGCGGTAGGTTCCGGCCGGCAGGCGCGCGAGGCTCGCGCGCATGAGGGCGGCCGAGTACGCCTGCAGGGCCGCCATCTGCGCCGCCAGCCGGCGCACGCCGCCCGCCCTCGCCAGGGCCTGGAGCCGGTCGGCGCCCACGCGCAGCGCCGACCACTGCGCCATGAGGTCGCCCTCCCGCTCGGCGGGCACGCGCGTGTTGGCGAGAAAGAGCGCGAGCACGTCCGTGGCCACGCGCCCCGCGCTCACCAGCCGTACGGGAGGAAGCCGGAAGCCCTCCTGGAAGATCTCGGTCGCCAGCGGCATCGAGCCGGGCGACATGCCGCCCATGTCGGCATGGTGCGCGCGGTTGGCGACGTAAGCGAACGGGCGGCGCGCGCTGGGGAGGAAGGCAGGCGCCACCAGGGTCACGTCGGGCAGATGCGTGCCCCCGGCGAAGGGGTCGTTCAGGATCACGACGTCGCCCGGTCCCATGGCGACCCGCTCGAGGGCGGCGCGCACCGCGAGCGGCGTCGAGCCCAGGTGGACCGGGATGTGGGCCGCCTGCGCGGCGAGCGCGCCGCGCGCGTCGAACACCGCGCACGAGTAGTCGCGCCGCTCCTTGATGTTGGGCGAGAGGGCCGTCCGACCGAGCACAACGCCCATCTCCTCGGCGACCCCGGCCAGGCGATGGTGGGCGATCTCGAGCGCGACCGCGTCCATCAGGTCTCGAGCATGAGTCCGCCCAGCCGGTCGACGCTGGCGCGCCAGCCCGGCGGGACGAGCGTCGTCGCGCTGTACTCGCAGATCACGACCGGGCCGCGGAGCCGGCGGCCGGGCTCGAGATCGTCGCGCCGATGGACCGCCGCCCGGCGGGCCCCGCCCGCGAACACGACCGGCCGGGTCGCGAGCGGCGCCGCCCGGTTGCCGCGCGGCGCCCGCTCGGCCGGGAGCCCTGCCCGGCCCCCGCGCGCCCGCGCGCGCAGCGTCACCACCTCCACCGGGCGGCGGGGATCGGCATGCCCGAAGAGGCGCGCGTGCGCGCGATGGAAGGCACGCTCCCAGCCGGGCCCGTGGGGCACCAAGACCTCGTAAGCCTGCCCCGCGTAGCGCACCTCGAGGAGCCGCTCGATCGCCGCGGGACGCACGCCCTCGCGCCGGAGGTCGCGCTCGGCGTCCCGCACGAGCGCGCGGAAGCCCGCTTCGAGCACACCCGCGGGGGGCGCCACGGCGCGCAGCGTCCGGCCATGGTCCCGCACCACCTCGGCCGCGAGCACTCCCCACGCCGAGAGGAGCCCCGGCTGCCGCGGCACGTAGACGCGCCGGATGCCGAGCGCCTCGGCGAGCTCGGCGGCGTGCAGCGCGCCCGCGCCCCCGAACGCGACCAGCGTGAAGGCCCGGGGATCGTGCCCGCGCTCGACGGTGATGACGCGCAGCGCGCGCTCCATGGCCGCGTTCGCCACGCGCACGATGCCGGCCGCGGCCGCCTCGACGGAGCCTCCGAGGCGGCGCGCAAGCGGCGCGATCGCCCGCACGGCGCGGGCGCGGTCGAGGCGCATCGCGCCGCCCAGGAACTCGGTCTCCACTAGTCGCCCGAGGACGAGATTTGCATCGGTCACGGTCGGCACGGTCCCGCGGCCGTAGCAGGCGGGCCCGGGATCGGCGCCCGCACTCTCCGGGCCGACGCGCAGCGCGCCGCCGCGATCGAGCCGCGCGAGCGACCCGCCGCCGGCGCCGACGGTGTGGATGTCGATCGCGGGCACGCGCACCGGCAGCCCGTCGATGGACGTCTCGCTCCGGTAGGCGAGGGCGCCATCGACTAGGCTCACGTCGGCCGACGTGCCCCCCATGTCGAGCGTGATGACCCGCCGGTGCCCGGCGCGGCGGGCGCGCTCCGCCGCCCCGACGACGCCGCCCGCGGGGCCGGAGAGGATGGTGCGCACCGGCTCGGCGCACGCCGTCGGCGCGCCGATGAGCCCGCCGCCCGACTGCATGACGCGGAGCCGCCGTCCCGGGACCACCCCCGCCAGGGCGCGCAGGTGACGGGCCATGGCGGGGCCTACGTAGGCGTTCAGGGCCGTCGTCGCCACGCGCTCGTACTCGCGGTACTCGCGCAGGAGCCGGTGCGAGAGCGTCACGTGCAGGCCGCGTCCGGCGAGCGCCCGGCCGAGCCGGCGCTCGTGCGCGGGCTCGGCGTAGGCGTGGAGGAGGCAGACGCCCACGGCGGTCGCCCGGCTGCGCGCCACGGCGGCCACGGCGCGGGCCACCTCGCGCGGAGCGAGCGGCGTCTCCACCGTCCCGTCGGCGAGCACGCGCTCGCGCACGCCGATGCGCCGCGCGCGCGGCACGAGCGGCGCCGGCCGGCGTGGCTCGAGCGCGTAGAGCTCGGGCCGCACCTGCCGGCCGATCTCGACCACGTCCTCGAAGCCTGCGGTGGTGAGGAGCACGACGCGCGCGCCGCGGCGCTCGAGGAGCGCGTTGGTTGCCACCGTCGAGCCGTAGTGGAGCCGCGCCGCGCCGCCCAGCGCGGCGAGCCCGGCACGCACCGCGACCGCCGGGTCGCGCGGCGTGGAGCGCACCTTCAAGACCCGCAGCCGCCGGCCGACCACGGCCACCAGGTCGGTGAAGGTGCCGCCGGTGTCGACGCCGACGAGGACGGGCGGGGGGGTCAGGAGGCCGACTTCTCGCTGGAGCTGCCGGGCTTGGTCTCGGATTTCGCCTCGGACTTGCCGTCCGCCTTGCTCTCGGCGGCGGCCGACTCCTTGCCGCCCTCCTTCTTGGCGCCGTTTCCGCTCCCGGCGCGCCCGTAGTCGGTGACGTACCAGCCGCTGCCCTTCAGCTGGAAGCTCGTGCTCGAGATGAGGCGCCGGACCTTGCGCTTGCAGCGAGGGCAGCGCGACAGCGGGGGGTCGGTGATGCGCTGCATCTCCTCGAAGTCCCCGCAGTGCTCGCAGCGGTACTCGTAGATCGGCATCGTGAACGGTCTAACTACGCCCCTTCTCCCTGTCAACGGACGGCACCGCGCCCAGGCGCTCCCGCACCGTCTCGGCGGCAAGCCCGCGGACCCGCACCCGCTTCTCCCGTCCGTGCACCCCGCCCTCGAGCTCCAGGTCTCCCGGCCGGACGCCCAGCAGCCGGGCGAGGAGGCGGAGCAGCTCCCGGTTGGCCGCCCCCTCGACCGGCGGCGCCGCGACCCGCACGCGGAGCGCGTCGCCATGGAGACCCGCCACGCCCGCTCGCCCGGCGCCGGGGACGACGTGGACCCGCAGCACCGCGCCGTCCGAGGCGGCCCGGAGCCACGGGGGTGGGTCAGGCAAGAAACGCCTGCAGGGCGCTCATCTCGAAGGCCAGCCGGCGGAGGCTCTGCACGATGACCGTCTGCGCGAACATGATCACGAGGATCACGACGATCGGGGAGAGGTCGAGCCCACCCACGATCACGAACGGCAGCCGCCGGCGCACCTGGTAGAGGACGGGCTCGGTCACGCCGTAGATGAAGCGCACGATGGGATTGCGCGGGTCGGGGTTGACCCAGGAGAGGACGGCCCCGATGATGATGAGCCAGAAGTAGAGTTGGAGGAGCATGTTGAGAGCTTGGGCAACGAAGAGGACGAACTGCCGGAGCACGAACTGCGGCATGCGTGACGCCTACGCGGCCGCCAGCTCCCGCGCGCGCCGCGTCGCCGCCTCGACGGCCGCGATGACGGCATCGCGGAAATGGAGGGAGTCGAGTGTGGTGAGCCCGGCCTGCGTCGTCCCCCCCGGCGACACGACCATCTCGCGCAGCTCGCGTGACGAGAGTCCGCTCTCGGAGAGCATCGCAGCCGCGCCGCCGAGCGTCGCGTGCGCGAGCTGGGTGGCCAGGTTCTGCGGAAGTCCGCCGCGCACGCCGCCCTCGCTCAGGCACTCGGCGAAGAGGTAGACGAATGCGGGTCCGCTGCCCGAGAGCGCGGTCACGGCGTCGAGCAGGTCCTCCCCGGTGATCGAGACCGCCTCGCCCACCGCCTTGAAGAGCTTCAAGGTGTGCTTCAGGTCCGCCGGCGTCGCCTTCGCGCCGGGCACCGCCACCGAGATGCCCCGCCCGACGAGCGCCGGGGTGTTGGGCATGACACGCACGACCCGCGCCTGGCCTCC encodes:
- a CDS encoding YggT family protein, with the translated sequence MPQFVLRQFVLFVAQALNMLLQLYFWLIIIGAVLSWVNPDPRNPIVRFIYGVTEPVLYQVRRRLPFVIVGGLDLSPIVVILVIMFAQTVIVQSLRRLAFEMSALQAFLA
- a CDS encoding hydantoinase B/oxoprolinase family protein, giving the protein MDAVALEIAHHRLAGVAEEMGVVLGRTALSPNIKERRDYSCAVFDARGALAAQAAHIPVHLGSTPLAVRAALERVAMGPGDVVILNDPFAGGTHLPDVTLVAPAFLPSARRPFAYVANRAHHADMGGMSPGSMPLATEIFQEGFRLPPVRLVSAGRVATDVLALFLANTRVPAEREGDLMAQWSALRVGADRLQALARAGGVRRLAAQMAALQAYSAALMRASLARLPAGTYRATDVLDDDGLGATRLPVAVAITIGRGRARVDFAGSAPQTRGPVNANLAVTRSAVLYVFTALAEERLPPNDGLARPLTIAAPEGSIVNARFPAAVAGGNVETSQRIVDVLLHALARAAPDRVPAASAGSMNNLALGGLGFAYYETLAGGAGAGPHGPGLSAVHTHMTNTMNTPVEALEAYYPLRVRRYAVRRGSGGRGRHRGGDGVVREIELLVPTEVTLLAERRRVPPYGLAGGGPGAVGRDWIARDGRARRIPAKTTFAAEPGARLRIETPGGGGFGRPGRR
- a CDS encoding zinc ribbon domain-containing protein, with the protein product MPIYEYRCEHCGDFEEMQRITDPPLSRCPRCKRKVRRLISSTSFQLKGSGWYVTDYGRAGSGNGAKKEGGKESAAAESKADGKSEAKSETKPGSSSEKSAS
- a CDS encoding pyrroline-5-carboxylate reductase; protein product: MKKIGFVGAGNMAGALIRGLLRAGHHDADDIWASDPVDVQLRRLKRTHRIEVARDNRQLVRGSQTIILAVKPQNMATVLEEIRAEVTPRKLFVSIAAGFPLRRLEAGLGGQARVVRVMPNTPALVGRGISVAVPGAKATPADLKHTLKLFKAVGEAVSITGEDLLDAVTALSGSGPAFVYLFAECLSEGGVRGGLPQNLATQLAHATLGGAAAMLSESGLSSRELREMVVSPGGTTQAGLTTLDSLHFRDAVIAAVEAATRRARELAAA
- a CDS encoding hydantoinase/oxoprolinase family protein, which encodes MTPPPVLVGVDTGGTFTDLVAVVGRRLRVLKVRSTPRDPAVAVRAGLAALGGAARLHYGSTVATNALLERRGARVVLLTTAGFEDVVEIGRQVRPELYALEPRRPAPLVPRARRIGVRERVLADGTVETPLAPREVARAVAAVARSRATAVGVCLLHAYAEPAHERRLGRALAGRGLHVTLSHRLLREYREYERVATTALNAYVGPAMARHLRALAGVVPGRRLRVMQSGGGLIGAPTACAEPVRTILSGPAGGVVGAAERARRAGHRRVITLDMGGTSADVSLVDGALAYRSETSIDGLPVRVPAIDIHTVGAGGGSLARLDRGGALRVGPESAGADPGPACYGRGTVPTVTDANLVLGRLVETEFLGGAMRLDRARAVRAIAPLARRLGGSVEAAAAGIVRVANAAMERALRVITVERGHDPRAFTLVAFGGAGALHAAELAEALGIRRVYVPRQPGLLSAWGVLAAEVVRDHGRTLRAVAPPAGVLEAGFRALVRDAERDLRREGVRPAAIERLLEVRYAGQAYEVLVPHGPGWERAFHRAHARLFGHADPRRPVEVVTLRARARGGRAGLPAERAPRGNRAAPLATRPVVFAGGARRAAVHRRDDLEPGRRLRGPVVICEYSATTLVPPGWRASVDRLGGLMLET
- a CDS encoding YggU family protein — encoded protein: MPDPPPWLRAASDGAVLRVHVVPGAGRAGVAGLHGDALRVRVAAPPVEGAANRELLRLLARLLGVRPGDLELEGGVHGREKRVRVRGLAAETVRERLGAVPSVDREKGRS